GAGGTGTCCACGCTGCTGGGCCGCATGCCGTCTGCTGTGGGTTACCAGCCCACGCTTGCCGACGAAATGGGCGTGCTCCAGGAGCGCATCACCTCGACCAAGGGTCGTTCGATTACCTCCCTGCAGGCCGTCTACGTGCCCGCCGATGACTACACCGACCCGGCGCCGGCGACCACGTTCGCGCACCTGGATGCGACCACCGAGTTGGACCGTTCCATCGCCTCGAAGGGTATTTACCCCGCGGTCAACCCGCTGACGTCCACGTCTCGTATCCTCGAGCCGGGCATCGTCGGTGAGCACCACTACGAGGTTGCGCAGCGCGTGATCAACATCCTGCAGAAGAACAAGGAGCTCCAGGACATCATCGCGATCCTGGGCATGGACGAGCTGTCCGAAGAGGACAAGATCACCGTCCAGCGTGCCCGCCGCATCGAGCGTTTCCTGGGCCAGAACTTCTTCGTCGCGGAGAAGTTCACCGGCCTGCCGGGCTCCTACGTTCCGCTCAAGGACACCATTGACGCCTTCGAGCGCATCTGCAATGGCGAGTTCGACGCCTACCCGGAGCAGGCCTTCAACGGCCTGGGTGGCCTCGACGACGTTGAGGAAGCGTACAAGAAGCTCACCGAGAAGAAGTAGGGGAGGTTCGAGTACGTATGGCTTCCATCACCGTGGAACTGGTCTCCGTGGAGCGCATGTTGTGGTCCGGAGAGGCCACCATCGTCTCCGCGCAGACCACTGAGGGCGAGATCGGTATCCAGCCGAAGCATGAGCCCATGCTCGGCCAACTCGTTGACAATGGGACGGTGGCTATCCGGCCCATCGACGGCGGGTTGAAGGTCGCGGCGGTCCAGGGCGGATTCATTTCCGTCAACCCTGACCGGGTGACCATCCTTGCCGACCACGCGGTGTGGGCCGACGAGGTTGACTCCCGCGCCGCGGAGGAGGGCCTGAACTCCGCCCACGAACTTGAGCGCTCCCGCGCGCAGGCCGCGCTCAAGGCACAGCGTCGACTGGCTGAGGGATAATCTCATCTGCCGGACCCCCGTTTCCACTGTGTTGGAAACGGGGGCTTTGTGCATCCTGGGGAATTGGAGGCCGGCCGAATACTTCCCGATTAATTGGGTGCAAGCAGGGCAAATGAGTATTATTGCGGTATTACAATGCTCCCCCTTGGCGGCAGGGTATGACCGATTGGAGAACAGGATCGAAGATGGGAGTTCGTGGCATGCAGTGGACCCTGTGGATTCCCGCTGCTCTTGGCGCTGTCGTGCTCGCGCTGGCGGCCTGGAGATTCTTTGCAGTACGGTCTCAGGGCAGTACCATCGCGCTGCGTCGACTACCTGCAACAGGCATCCATGGCTGGCGCCACGGTGTGATCCGCTACGAGGGTGATTCGGTGAAGTTCTTTAAGCTTCGCTCGTTGTCCCCGGTAGCGGATCTTGTTTTTAACCGCAGCTACATCCACATCGAGTCCAGCCGGGAGATGACTCCGCAGGAGGCGTCGTTTATGATGCCCGGCTCGCGGGTGATCACCGTGAGCAACGGCTCGCGGTGGCAACTCGCCGTGGATGTGCGCACCGCGATGGCGTTGCGTGCGTGGGTGGAGGCGGCGCCGGACGTCCGGCAGGAGCGCCTCGATGCCCGCCTGATGCGCCGACAGCTGAAGCGCGACCCCGATGTCCGCGGGCGTCGATAAGCGGAAGTAGTCTAGTCGGCATGCGCCTTGTCATCGCCACGTGCAGAGTCGATTATGTGGGCCGGTTAGATGCCCATCTCCCCAGCGCACAGCGCCTGCTGATGGTCAAGGCCGACGGTTCGGTATCGGTGCATGCTGACGATCGCGCCTACAAGCCGCTCAATTGGATGACCCCGCCCTGCACGTTGCAGGAAAGCCCGATCCTCGACGAGGATGATCA
Above is a genomic segment from Corynebacterium uberis containing:
- a CDS encoding F0F1 ATP synthase subunit epsilon, with protein sequence MASITVELVSVERMLWSGEATIVSAQTTEGEIGIQPKHEPMLGQLVDNGTVAIRPIDGGLKVAAVQGGFISVNPDRVTILADHAVWADEVDSRAAEEGLNSAHELERSRAQAALKAQRRLAEG
- a CDS encoding DUF2550 domain-containing protein produces the protein MQWTLWIPAALGAVVLALAAWRFFAVRSQGSTIALRRLPATGIHGWRHGVIRYEGDSVKFFKLRSLSPVADLVFNRSYIHIESSREMTPQEASFMMPGSRVITVSNGSRWQLAVDVRTAMALRAWVEAAPDVRQERLDARLMRRQLKRDPDVRGRR